The Sorangiineae bacterium MSr11954 DNA segment CGAAGATCGATCCGTCCGCGCTGCCGACCTTACCGGCGAGCGATCCGCGCGCCTATGTCCGCGCGCACCTGTACGAGACGCACGATCTCTGGCACGCGCTCACCGGCTTCGATGTCGACGAGGCAGGCGAGCTCGGGCTCCAGGCCTTCTACCTCGCCCAATTCCGCTCTCCGCTCGCCCTGGCCATTTTGGCGGCCGGCTTTCTGAACACCGCCCTCTACGCCATGGAGGACCGCGTGCGCCGGATGGATGCCATCTCGGTGGGCTGGGGCATGGGCCGCTTCGCCAAACCCATCTTCGGCATCGACTGGGAGTCGCTGTTGGCGGAGCCCATCTCCGAGGTGCGCAAGCGTTACCGTGTGATGCCGGTGATCGCGGCGCTCGAGGGCGCAAAAGGCCACCGAGCGCCGCTTCATTCCGCGCGCGATGCGGCGTCGCTCGCGTGATGGCTCGGTGAGCCGGTTGGTTACGGCGCCGGGTCGAACACGAAGGTGTTCTTGCCCTCGGCGACCAAGGTGATCCCGCAGCTCCCCCACGGGAAGAAGTCTCCGCCCTCCACGCTGTCGCCTTTGGCGGCCGAGGACTCGTACACGATGGCCCCCGACAAAAGGCTCGCCAAGGTGCCCGTTCCCTTGCGCACGCGCATCGACTCGTGCGCGGCCGTCACCAGCAAGGTGCCGTCGTGCGAGACCGAGGCCACCGAGATGCACCCCGCGTCTTTCAGCTCCCCCACCTTGGCGAGGGTGGTGGTGCTGCCCGGGCGCGGCGCGTCCAGCACATAGACCTGCGCCGGGTTGCTCTTTTTGCGCACGATGTGGAGCTTCCCCGTCACCGGCGGAAAGAGAAAGATGGCCTCGGCGTTGTTCGTGGGGCCGCAGGTGCCGCTCACCGAATCGGGGAACGTATAGTTGTATTTTGCAATGACTTCGGCGTCGGCGGTGCCGTCGGGCTCCGGCTCGCCGATCTCGTAAATGAGCTTGGCGCCGGTGTCGAGGATGTAAAGGACGCTCTTGCCGTTCTTTTCGCCGTACACCACGTCCTCCCAATCGCGGTTGCTGGCGCCCTGCCCGACCACGGGGTGCTCCTTGACGGTGAAGACGCCATTGGCGTTCGCGCGAATCGCATAAAGGCTCGCGGGCCTCCCGGAATCGCGAATCACCCAGCCCCACCCCGGGTGCGCTTTGCTGGACGCGAGCCCCGAGGCCTCCGACAGCTCCGGAATGCCAGCCGTGGTCTCGACGCCGGCGCTCCATTTTCCGCTGCAGGCCGCGCTCGCGGAGGCGGGGGCCTCCGCACCATCCATGGCCGCGACGTCGCGATCCTCGGGACCCGTGTCCATGGTGGAGGAGCATCCGGCGATCAGCGCGGCGGCGCCGAATGCAAGTTGAATACATTTCATCGTGACCTCCCGAATGAAGAATAACGTATTCGTCTTTAGCTTCCATGCGCGACGCTGTCGCGTGAAATCGCCTTGAGCAGAAGTTGCGCAATGTCGAGCAATCGTTGCTCGATTGCCAATTAGCGCTACTTCGAAAAAATCGCGCGCCGCTTCGCCGAACGATCGCCGCTTCGTTCAAGCGAAGATTGCTTCGCTCGAACGAATACCGCTTCGCCCGAGCGAATATTGCTTCGTTCGAGCGAACATCGTCGCGCTGGAGAATAAATGGCGAGCCGTGCGGTCGCTCCGAGCCGCCTCGTCTTTCGGACCCTGGCTTCTTGTCCTACGGTGCGACACG contains these protein-coding regions:
- a CDS encoding Coq4 family protein; this translates as MMNPIAAVKGLHAFVSVVRNTKRLEPVFALADSLENDKFLVPVIEDLKRTEEGATALATLRRLPPWDLPALASYPEGSLGKSFYDHLRTAKIDPSALPTLPASDPRAYVRAHLYETHDLWHALTGFDVDEAGELGLQAFYLAQFRSPLALAILAAGFLNTALYAMEDRVRRMDAISVGWGMGRFAKPIFGIDWESLLAEPISEVRKRYRVMPVIAALEGAKGHRAPLHSARDAASLA